The genomic stretch CGGAGGCCCAGGTCCAGCAGATGCTGGTGGAGAACCCGCGGCGCTTCTTCGAGGGGGGCGCTAGTTAGAGGTCTCGTCCTCGGCAGCCTCTGTGCACATGATGGTATGAGATGGCCCAGGGGAGGCCTCTGCTCCTGACCATATATGAGAGGCTCCTGCATGCCTATGGGCCTCAGGGTTGGTGGCCGGGAGATGGGCCGCTGCAGGTGATGGTAGGCGCCGTCCTCACCCAGGCTACTAACTGGCGTAACGTGGAGAGAGCCATCGCCCGCCTGGCGGAGACGGGCATGCTCTCGGCCGAGGCCCTGGCCCTCGCCCCCAGGGAGGTCCTAGAGGAACTGGTGCGTCCCACAGGCTACTATCGGGCCAAGGCCGAGAGGCTCCAGTCCCTGGCCGGCATGCTCTTGGAGAGCTGCCAAGGGGACATAGAACGGCTGAAGGGGCTCCCCCCAAAGGCCCTGCGGGAGATGCTTCTGCGAGTGCGGGGCATCGGGCCGGAGACGGCCGATTCCATCCTCCTCTATGCCCTGGACTACCCATATTTCGTGGTGGACGCCTATACTAGACGTCTCTTCCGCCGTCTGGGATGCGGCCCGGGGGGGAACTCCTACCATGAGTGGCAGCGGTTCTTCATGGAGGCCCTACCGCCAGATGCCACCCTCTTCAACGAATATCACGCCCTCATCGTGCGCCACGGCAAAGAGCGGTGTCGGGCGCGGCCCCGCTGCCCTGGTTGCCCTCTCCTGGACCTGTGCCCTACGGGGAGGGGCTGGACTTGATAGGGAGCTCGTGTTATCCTGATGGCGCGTTTCCAAGCCATATGCAGGGAGGTCGGCCATGACGCAGCAGCAGATGCCCAGCTCCATACGTGAGCTTATGGAACTCATGCCTAGGGCCTTCCGCCCGGAGCGGGCGCAGGGGGTGAAGGCCGTGGTCCAGTTCAACTTCACGGGGCCTGAACCTGGCAGCTGGGTCTTGAAGGTGGAGGAAGGGAAGTGTGAGGTGCAAGAGGGCAAGGCCGACAACCCCAACGTCACCATCAACTCCCCATCTGATGTGTGGCTGAAGATCGTGCGCCGAGAGCTGGACGGGGCGGCCGCCTTTATGAGTGGCCAGTTCACCTTCAGCGGCGACATGGGTGTCCTGCTGCAGATGCAGAACTGGTTCCAGATGTAGGTCTCAGGGGTTACGGGCCAGCAAGCGCACGTCGGTGGCTGCCACCACGATGATATCCGCCTCGCCGGGGGGGATGAGGGCGGGGTCCACCACCACCTGACCAGGGCTCAGGCCCAACCATTCCGCCAGCTTGCGGGCGCTGTACTCCTTCTCCCTGACGCTGTAGATGAGGGTGTAGCGGTGCCCGGGCGCTGGCTCGGGGTCGATGGATACCCACTCCTCGGGTAGCCCTTGGTCCACCAAGAAGGTGGCCACTCGGGTCGCCAGGCCGGGCACATCAGTGCCGTTGCGCACCTCAATGCTGGGGGCCTCCTGCTCCAGTCGTCCGTCCAGGAAGAAGCGGCGCACCATCCGCTGCACGTCCTCCTGCTCCCATATGAGGACAGACCACCCCTCAGGTGTGATGTAGTCCCTCATGGCTGGGGCAAGGGACATGGTCTTGATGCGCTCCTCTGGAATCTGGCGCACCTTCAGGGCCAGGCCTAGGGCCCTGGGCAAGGAGACGTCTGTGTCTACCGAGCTGCGGAATTGGCTATAGAGGGACTTGAGGCGGCCTGGGTCCATCAGCAGGCCCAAGTCCATGGCCTTGCGAAAGGTAGCCCGCATCACCTGCTGCTGCCGCTCGATGCGCTCGAAGTCGTTAGAGCCGTAGCGGATGCGGGCGTAGGCCAGGGCCAAATGGCCGTCCATATGCTGGCGCCCTGGCCGGAAGGTCACAGCC from Dehalococcoidia bacterium encodes the following:
- a CDS encoding endonuclease III domain-containing protein gives rise to the protein MAQGRPLLLTIYERLLHAYGPQGWWPGDGPLQVMVGAVLTQATNWRNVERAIARLAETGMLSAEALALAPREVLEELVRPTGYYRAKAERLQSLAGMLLESCQGDIERLKGLPPKALREMLLRVRGIGPETADSILLYALDYPYFVVDAYTRRLFRRLGCGPGGNSYHEWQRFFMEALPPDATLFNEYHALIVRHGKERCRARPRCPGCPLLDLCPTGRGWT
- a CDS encoding SCP2 sterol-binding domain-containing protein gives rise to the protein MTQQQMPSSIRELMELMPRAFRPERAQGVKAVVQFNFTGPEPGSWVLKVEEGKCEVQEGKADNPNVTINSPSDVWLKIVRRELDGAAAFMSGQFTFSGDMGVLLQMQNWFQM
- a CDS encoding LCP family protein, with protein sequence MGSRFHFPLIVSIVLAFLLSFYGLVAVATHLDDYLLPGNEVNVGILAQLPGVDKGDVPEAASIQQRINILLLGLDRRPDEPPGSPIRTDTIAILSIDPYSNTAGVLSIPRDTWVEIPDGRGGFLEERINAAYTLAQTGVVFHREGPPGLVKETILHNFGIPIDHYVVLDFVDFIRVIDTLGGIEIDVPEYVYDPAYQECYTCPAMAVTFRPGRQHMDGHLALAYARIRYGSNDFERIERQQQVMRATFRKAMDLGLLMDPGRLKSLYSQFRSSVDTDVSLPRALGLALKVRQIPEERIKTMSLAPAMRDYITPEGWSVLIWEQEDVQRMVRRFFLDGRLEQEAPSIEVRNGTDVPGLATRVATFLVDQGLPEEWVSIDPEPAPGHRYTLIYSVREKEYSARKLAEWLGLSPGQVVVDPALIPPGEADIIVVAATDVRLLARNP